In Anopheles arabiensis isolate DONGOLA chromosome 2, AaraD3, whole genome shotgun sequence, the genomic window TTTTAGATTCAGGCTTCATTTGCTTCTGCGGACCTTTGCGGAATTCCTTATTGGTCTGCTGTGATTCCTGCTGACTCTGCATTTGGAGACGATCACGTTTCTTCACTTTATGCTTCCGCTCGATAgtatattttccatttccaacgTGAGTCTGTGGCGTGAAGACATATTGGTGAAAAGATCGGTAGATGCATCGATTGCGATCGCCGTGTAACTCAGAAGTTGAGCCTAGGGCCACTGAGAAAGCACGTAGATCACCGCTGTTGTTTCTGGCATCACTTTCAagggtggtgatggtgtcATCTGTCGAAGTAGCCATCAATGGCGGTGAGAGGTTTGTAACAACTCGGTACAACGAAGGTGGCATGTAACGGTCCTCATCAAAAGCACGATAAACCTGATGGTCTGTGGTGTTTGAAGTTTTCGAGTTAGCTCCTGTGCTGAGATGGAGCAGCATATTGTTGCCAATTCGCTTCAAAAATGCGACCGATCTATTCCTGGTTTGTTTCTTGCACGTATCacatttaacattttcaaatGCACTATCTTTCGTGGCACTATAACTTTCACTATATTTCTTCTTCCCAATGCTCATGCAGTTGCAAGCTTCCAAGCGTTTTCGAAATGCATTATCTGACTCCGAGGTTATACACAACGGCGAAGGACATTTTAACTTCATATTTAGTGTTATGATTCAAATATTAGTAtaataaataactaaaatcAATTCCCTTCGACATTAACAGTGAtaccgaaacaaaacaacacatgtAGCGAATAAAAGTGTTACATCCAAGACAGCAAATGACGTACCGTACTGCTCGAAGGCCACACTTTCAATGAAATTGTGGCACAGTTTCTCTGTTTCGTGACACACTGTTGGCGACACTAATTCTTAAACCTAGGACCGTCTCTTCCATGATTGTTGTCTTCAGAGAGTAACGAAGGAGAAGCCCTGGGAAGCAGATTGTTTCCGTTTGTTCATAAGCATAAAACAATGCAGAACACCTAATTGTACACAAGAACGACAAAACAATCGAAATTAATGGTAGTCGCTCTAGAAAAAGTATCTTACTTTCTTTGTTTATCTTCTATCTCGctcattttaatttcatgtaTTTCTGTAtatttcttctctctctctctatctctctctctctctctctctctctctctttgtctgtctatctctctctctttctctctcttactgTATTTCACTCTCCTTTTTTGTGATGGATTTTATTCTCTCCGTTTTCTTAGTATTATTGCGCACAGACACCATAACAAAGCTGCTTGATCTGTCCTTCATTTCATAAGATGATACGCATGATCGATCGAGCTTTGGTTTTGAACGAAAGCCGTATTATCAAAAGGCATGAATAAGTAGAAGAAACTGTGATTAAAGAGGAAATGTGTGTACTTCTGATATTTAATTCAATGGtacaattgttttaaaatcaaataactTCTTAAAAAGTAGCGTGGTTTATATTTAAGGAACACGCAAAGGTAATTATTTACCTGACATCACAGTATGTTGAACATGTGAGGCACTGTGAACGACAACAGAaaacttaaaaacatgtttaaaaacCGATGAGCtttcttttcaattgtttACCTCGAGGTTGATGAAAGATTTTGAAAACGAAAAGATTTTACACCATTATTAGCCCTAGAACCCCTTCTAAACCGCGTTGAATATTGTCGCACAAATGATAAAAGGGTTTCTTGCacactttcactttcaccaAGGTCACTTCGTTTCGAGGAAGACGTTTTAAACTTATGTAGTTTACAAAATTTCAACATGGTGTTGTTGGTACAAAATGGTTCTGAATGGACGATCTCTTTCCAATCAGTAGCACTGCAATAATGAGACAACTAATAGAAATGGGCGTTAAGTTTCTCGAGCGGTCTTGTTTTCTatctattttttgttcgtaGTTGTACGCAACCCATACAAACGTGTTCACGAGTGACCGAACACATCATGTAGAGTATGGGATAACAGGCAAGCCTCATATTTAATTGCAAAAATATAGCTTCATCATTACATTGTGAGAAAAATACAGTTACAAATAACATATTCTtctgatgtttaattttgaattaaatataaaattatacAGATTATTGAATTATATGAGTTACCTCCATAAAAAGGTTGTTGAACTGTTAGATGTAAATCGCGGTGTTCATTATGTAATGTAGTTTTTAATTTGGGGTTTTCCAAGTTGAAAAATTCATCTGCACTCATTTTAgtacttaaaaaaaataactgtaTTTTTAAGCGTTATGGAATAGCATACGCATAGCATTTGAAacgccaaaatgtatgcaatacgTAAAACACGGCGCAATGCCTGTGTCGATCTGTGATTTGCCATCAGCTGCAAGCTGTTTCGTCTTTGGTATATAGTAATTGTTACGAATGTTTATATGGCCTACGATGCAACATTACAATTAGAGACATTTCTCACACAATATGTTGGCTTAATAGTTAACACAAGTTAAAAATATGACCAGACGGATGATAAAATACTGACTCGGGTCCGCGTAACACTTTATTTTAGATTGATTTGTAAATATGTCCCAAATCCCTGCGATATGTTGTAGTTTGTTACTTACATTGTGGTGATAGTTGGTATCAACTCGATCACATCATTTTAGACTTTAGTTGCTTGAATCATTCTGATGTCATATTATGctatgtttattttctttacatAGAGACTCGGCAAATAATGGTTTATTTTCTCTGTCATTGTCAGCTGTTGATACTCTGGtaagtgaataaaaaaaaattaacaccGTACAAACTCACatgcacatacgcacacaaaaTAATTCAGAGAAACATTTAGCATCACAAACACTTTATCATTCCAGCAGCTCTAATTTAGTTCAGTTTGCTATATGGCACTAAGGTTTAGATGAATTAAATTAGTGATAATACGGCTACATAAAAAGATGTTCCAATGCTAGTTTCTCTTTGCATTGTTTGTAATTTGCTATAGGCTGGCGGAACTGCCAAACCGATAGAGCTTAATGTCAGTTCTAGCGTTTGCGCATTACggtgttttcatttctttcatttACTTTGGCGTCATTATACACATAGACACAGGttatttaaacataaaattgaGCATGCTTATTATTACGTTAGAAACAGTATGATTAATAATTTGAACTGATTGGTCATACTATCTAACCAAAGACACATAATTTAATACACAACATAAACATTGGAATGTGTCGTGAATACATGATTTGAgtgttttcaatgttttaaatttaaactgtTAATGTTTCTCGATtatgaaaatcaaattataGCTTCGAAGAAGAAAATTGCCTAAAGCTATGCTGTGTATTAATTGATTAACATTACTATTTTCACCTGGGTTTTAAAGATCaataagttttgtttttctgggtttttttttattattaacttGCATCCATGTTCCGGTGTTACGGTATATGGCACACCAAGAATCTCCTTGTTTTGTTCACACTATCTTCTTAAAACTAGTCAACAGATGATAAAATTTTTATGTCACAACAATTTGTTTGCGCTATACTATATTATTACGTATGCAGGATACTGATAATATCATATGATTGTGCCAGGAGAAAGAAATTAACGCTTTGTTGTATTGATAAACGTAATGATTGCTTGGGCTATTTCAAACGCATGGATGTATAATTTATCACAATTATCGCACAATAAAAGATAAGGAAATATGTATGCCGAAGTAAGTAAACTGAAAAGGTAATGTAATTTAGATCAACTTGAAAGCATAGTACTGAGGCAAGTTTTTTTGACCAACATTAGTCCATGAGAATTAGTAACAAGAaccaaaatgaaaacattttaaacattaaaacactTTCCGTAATTCAGAACTGCAAAATCCAACATTGATTAACATTGtgaaaagtaacaaaaacaaacgataagcacaaatgaaaaagaaaacaaaagcaggTACATCAACAGCATCAAAAACAGGCCTTAAACAATGCTGTATGAAGGATAACAAACAGTGTTGGCTTTGCAATATACTGTATTCAGCAAAACACTACAGCTTTAATAGAGCTAACGGTAACTGAAAGATGTGTAATATTAACATTGAAGAATGTAACAATAAtagaaaacaataataaataacaaaaaaataacaacaaaacaatctgCGTATCAGATTGTTGCTAAACGATCATAATGTGTCGAATTCACCTTAACATTTTTGTAGAAACCTTTTCTTCAATTATTCTGACTGTATTATAACAAGTGTTATGCAAAACTGTTTTCGAACTGACAGGAACAATAAttggtttttcatttttaatgtactaaaaatgaaaaagcaaAATGTTCGCTGTAGGTTGATGACACTATCACGCGTAACTCATTGTAATAACACGAAACTTAACAAATTgttcaaacatcaaacttaACGATGCAACAGTTAGAAAAAGCCAACGAGGAACAAAACAATctcaaaataaaattgaagttCAAAAATGGACATGAAGGTCAAAAACACCCTACTCAACTATGCCGCTATACTTTTGTATGAAAATCAAAAGGCACACGTTAGCAAACGAAACGTAACAGCAGAACAGACTATTGTTTGTAGTGCGATATAAAAACGGTGAAATGATGCATTTGGGAACTGAAATACCAGTAATGGTTATGTTAATGCTGATTATGAACAGTTTATAATGTACGGAGAGTGTAAATAGCCAACAGCGTGCAATCGTCCAGCGTCCAATGTGGTTTGTTGTATCTGCTTTATGTATCCATTTTTCAGCTTCCATGGTTCAGGCTTGAAGTTTGTCGTCCTAAGCAGAATCTCTTCATGTTATGATTTCTCTAACATCTTAATCATGGCAGATTCTGTTGTACAGCAGTTGAGCTCAACaattagggtttttttttgttggagctAGCAGTTTACAGTTGATGATGTTGACGTCATATTTACGATTTATCAAAGTCTCTCCAGTCCAATCATAGAAATGTATTCTTCAGAAAAATAGTACTCCATAGCGATGCAATCAGTGTTATCTTTACTCTCCTTTCAGTGTGATGATCTCCAATTGCAATAGCAGAATGCATCTTCATTTGTGAGTGAATAGCGTAAACGAttctaaaattgaaaaaaggtTCCGTATCGTTATGATTAATTTCaacatattttcattttagtaATGTTTATAATAGCAATTTAAAGTTTAATTATGTCTGTGATTTCATGCAATATTGTTTCATGTTACAATCATCCGTggtttatgaaaataaaaaaatagatatctaaattaatttttccAAAGTAAATGCAACGGAAACATGTTTTATAGAAAGCGCGGTTTTAATATCAGGCAACATTGTATGCATTAAAAGTGAACTTGTTTTAGCGATTTTGGTAAGAGCTAAAAAAAAGATCCGTAATTAGCTCAAATCACGTTTTGGATCGCCTCCTTGACCTAGGAGGCTGGATCAACCGATCGAGAGGCGAGATAGCACTTGAATAAATCGGTCATTTATATCCAAAAGGAGGTTTGATAATATTTCTACTCTGGTTTCTAGACTGGATTTCgttttggaatggaaaatgcgTCATCTAATAGTCTAATAGACTGCCGAATCACTGATTGACTGATACACTGACTCACGAATCATAGACGAATTTTACAACATCCACATTACCAAACCACAAGTTATAATATGGATAAATAATCCACGCTAACGTTTTGCTAAGATTCCTACTCTGGTTTTTATACTGGATTTCgttttggaatggaaaatgcgTCATCTAATAGTCTAATAGACTGCCGAATCACTGACTGACTGATACACTGACTCACGAATCACAGACGCATTTTACAACATCTACATTATCAAACCACAAGTTATAATATAGATAAATAATCCACGCTTACCTCTTCCTTTGTTGTAGCCACAGGTGTTACAAGTTTAGTTAAACAGTTTTTATCACACATTACTGAATGAACAGCAATATTCTAGCaattgattttcaacaacaaTGTTTTAGCCAACAACACAGTAATTGAAGCTTTCATTTACAACTTGGAATTACATCACTGCTGTATCACACATTTCGCTTTCTGTTCGAATCCTGGCTCGACCAGGTTTTGCGCCCTGAGTCGAGCCAGTGAAGACTGCGTTGCAAAGTTTGGCACTTTATACGAAAGCAGATCTGCCCGGTTCGATGATACAAACGGTTATGGGTGATGTTTTCTAGGTGTACGGGGTTTATATACGTTTAACTCTACGCAACGCACACCCCTCCACTATCAAATGTGCAGTTATTTCTCCTTGCGATGGTACCGGCATGGGAAAAATGATTTCACACCACCATTATCTTACTACCACCATGGTGCATACGCTCCTTGATGCCCAGATTTAAGACCCCTGTaaaacttttttctttttttgttttgtgcataaCAACATTGAGAGCATATCATAACGTACCGAAACGTTTTTCTGCATCAAAAGAAAACCAGGTGAGTATTCATGCGTTCCGTTGCCCTTGCCCAATGCCGGGATAAAGAATATGGTAAGGTAAATGTCCTTTTAAGGGAGCTAAGAATCCACGGTGTAGGGCCGAATGATGCGTTACGCAGTTGATTTAAGAGGGGAATAGTCCCGAAGggtctttttatttttgaaaaaatatcatACAAAATCCTGGGAAAACTTTCCCCTACCTTAATTGACACTGTGTCTTCAACTACGACGAATGATAGTACGTACTAGCATATCCTATGTATTAAAGTCATACCCCATATGCTCGATTATAGTACATGGTAGTCAAATTATACCGAATAACAAGTATAtaagaataaataatttattttacttatgTTATTTTACACAGTACTTGCACATTGGTACGTAATTTAGAAACATGAATGTGCTAAAATGGGCTTTGATAGTTGCTCTATATTACTTGATATGTAGTGCTAGCAACCCCTCTTATGTGACAGAACGGTACAATCCCGGACTAGTTGATGCAGTTGGAAGACAATTGAACCATCCGCATTGTCCTTACTTTCTTCCCTAGTTTTGTGAATATAATGCATAAGGGAACGAAAACCAGTCACGGTAGATGTCTTGGTTTGTTGTGTTATGGGAAAAGGTAAATTTTAAGAAATAGGGGTTGCATACGGACCTCGGCTTGCCCAACTTTTCGGCAATAGTaggaaggtaaaaaaaaacaacggatTATGCACCCtataagaaatgaaaaatgcgCCAATGGTTTCAGCCATTTCCTAGCTATGCATCTTCTGCACGCCGTTGAATTGAGCGAAAATTGCGTCGCAGCTGAAGTTGAGAAGACACAGAAAGGTAGCAGCCAGCTGTTATAATACTTAAGAAAATCGAAAGCATGTCATCTTGTAGCGAAAACAGTACACAAATAGGACGAAAAGGATGTCCTTTTGTGCTGTTCTAGCAGACAATAgaacaaattgaatttaaaaccCGTTACAACGGCGCCCAAGATACCGTTTCATCTTCTGTTCTGGCATTGTGATAAGCGCCAGGTGATACCGGTTACACGCAAAATTATCTATTTGCGTGCCATACTGTAAGCGTTGATTGCTATCGATGTCTCCTACCTGTACAACCGACTAATAGCAATAACAAAACTATCACATTATGTGTAAAacttgatttaattaaaaagtttATGTTGCTGTTGACCGATGTGTATGAGTATACAGAccatttcaaaaacaaaaccatcgaaATCGATTTCTGCTGCCATTGAAAGGTTTCATTCCAGGCATGACTTGAGCGATACGTCACTTCAGTTGTAAGTTTGACGAACTGTAGGCTAGTTTGGAAGCGAGTGCGCTACGTACATTGTTCTTTAATTATAATACGATAGTTAACTGGAAATTTAATTGCTGTGTGATTGTAACaacgtaaaaaaataaaacagagtTAAACCATTTGTTTGAACCTAGACGATCgtgaaaatggcaaaacatacAATTACGTCTTtagcatttaaaataattattggaGTAGCTAGTGTTATGCTTATGCTGCATTATGCACCCATTTCTGAAATACCTAGCATGTATGCAGTAGAGTGCTATCAAAGCTATCATGTATCGCACCACTCCAAATTGTACGATTTTGTGATGATGACAGAAACTGCAAATAAGGTAATTTCAATTTAGTCCAGCCAATGGGCAATTACATTCAATTTTGTATCTTATTTTTGCATGCTGAAGTGGATGAAATTCGTAACTTTCGTCGCTACAGACCACAAACCCATTGGAATCGGCAAAATATATAAGACTGTAATAGGTTTGTAATTTATCTGCTTAAATGTTTATGCTGGTATGCGTTTaaacttttttccttcttattCTTCAGACACAAATATATTTctgcttgctgttgttgagCACCAGCAAGGTCAATATGCTGCTTTGGAAACGATGAGTAAGGATAGCACACCGCAGTTTCGCATTGAAATACGCTTTACCAGTGATCTTTATGCACCATGTCAAAAACGGCAACCAAGTGATTTCGATTCACGACGTTTAGATCTATTTTCATTGTTGCGCGTTAAAGCTGCTAGCCCTTCAAATAGAATCAATGCAAATGGattaacattaaaaatattgttGTTACACGACTCATTGCTATTTCAggtaattttttgtttgttttaaaattgctaATGCGATAGTTTTACAATCAAAACTACATATTGTGGTAATTTTTAAAACGACAAGTAGATCAAAGCAGACATTTGAACGATTTTCAGACtaatacattttattcatCTTCAAAATCAAGCAGTAAATACCGATTGTCCAAATTATGATttggctttttctttttcagaaCACTATCGGAGCGTTGTATCGATACTCTTTGAGACGGCATCTCAGACGGTCCTTGGCTAACCTGGCGTACGTATTACCACACTTAGAGGAGCAGGAACGTACCTTATCACCATCTGCATGCTTAAACCACTGACcttacaaaaaatacacacgtTTTGTGATTTAAATCCATTCTGCAAGTGGATTTTCGGTCGGTCGTTCATATCTTCGAATCATCGGTAGCATGGTTGTGTTGAAAAAACGTTGAAAATAATCAGTAAGTTGCTAAATCAGAAGCAGTAAAAACAATCGAATTAGAACTACCGTCGGATAGAGTAAACCAAATATTCATACCTTCATCATATCAGATAGGTCGAAGCCTCGAACATCTTTTAAAAGCGTGAGTATCATCAAAAGGGAAAGCGGCAACATGATGATCCACCGGTTGTGATCGCTCATTCTCAACTGTGAATTATCGATGTGTAAGCACTACAAACAGGTcacattttgcaaaatatcATGGTGTTTTGAAGCTTACGAAAATATCACGCTCTATCGAGTAGTTACATCAATAcacaacacatacaaaacagaTTTAATATCTAATGACTGCAATAATACCGATTTGGTCTAGCTGTTCCATCTGTagtagaattaaaaaaattgttctaaaaacaggACTAAGGCGTCATCCATTAATTACGtaacactgcttctagacgaccaACTTACTGCGACAAATTTTCTGCGAGCGCTTTGTGCTAATAACACTTCACAGTGTTAGAACAAAATCAAGGGCAACCGTGATTGTCGCGGGTTTTGTGAAATGTACACAGAAACGCAGCGCTCGCGTTTCGCGACAAAACAATCGAAGTTAGCCATACTATTGTGCTTAAACGTAGACGGTTTGACAGATGGAAAGTGTCGCCAAAAATTGTCACGGACGATTTGTTGGGTCGTCTATAAGCAGTGTAATATACCAATTGATAACTATCAAACGCTAACAACGTCTCGGgcgacaaaaagtagctcaattagCTCAAGTAGCTGTTATTCgatgaattgcgatgcaaaatttcactctgcatgccggcctatacaggctttcaagactttgactggtattattgaaaccgttcgtagcgggaacgtacggcgctcacatgaaattctagggatggcaacacatttcttgagcccGGTCCTACAACGCCGCGGAAAATAACTGTAGCTaccatctagtacgttaggaaaatgagtgtcgggacgtacgccgccgctacgaacggattcaataataccagccgtttttttgtttaaa contains:
- the LOC120896719 gene encoding uncharacterized protein LOC120896719 isoform X1; this translates as MAKHTITSLAFKIIIGVASVMLMLHYAPISEIPSMYAVECYQSYHVSHHSKLYDFVMMTETANKWMKFVTFVATDHKPIGIGKIYKTVIDTNIFLLAVVEHQQGQYAALETMSKDSTPQFRIEIRFTSDLYAPCQKRQPSDFDSRRLDLFSLLRVKAASPSNRINANGLTLKILLLHDSLLFQNTIGALYRYSLRRHLRRSLANLAYVLPHLEEQERTLSPSACLNH
- the LOC120896719 gene encoding uncharacterized protein LOC120896719 isoform X2 — its product is MAKHTITSLAFKIIIGVASVMLMLHYAPISEIPSMYAVECYQSYHVSHHSKLYDFVMMTETANKWMKFVTFVATDHKPIGIGKIYKTVIDTNIFLLAVVEHQQGQYAALETMKHYRSVVSILFETASQTVLG